The proteins below come from a single Athene noctua chromosome 6, bAthNoc1.hap1.1, whole genome shotgun sequence genomic window:
- the LOC141961756 gene encoding heme-binding protein 2-like has protein sequence METGGCRMSGAEPSAPAMITLEDLDGLAEESPDSAYHSQGSSLEEEAERMEDEEQERLLSYWQSVGRGHQVDVPREMAEPIQQLTRNNNPQERQTIPFTLIQRKEKLGDLLYEKRQYGKAKWACIKMKEKQYEQSICLGFMKLMRYICEQNSSGLYLGITIPIVTIVHTNESQSEMTRSVTVAYYLPDVLQDEPPHPFDSDIIIEEWPSTIVYSRSFRGITNEDSIMREINLLAEILESPELCLQDTFIIAGYTNPAAANRHNEIWFLQRP, from the exons ATGGAGACGGGCGGGTGCCGGATGAGCGGCGCGGAGCCGAGCGCGCCGGCCATGATCACGCTGGAGGACCTGGACGGGCTGGCGGAGGAGAGCCCCGACTCCGCGTaccacagccagggcagcagcctggaggaggaggccgagCGCATGGAGGACGAGGAGCAGGAGCGGCTGCTGAGCTACTGGCAGAGCGTGGGCAGGGGCCACCAGGTGGACGTGCCCCGGG aaatggcAGAACCGATTCAGCAGCTGACCAGAAATAACAACCCCCAGGAGAGACAGACCATCCCATTCACCCTGATCCAGCGCAAAGAAAAG CTTGGAGATCTCCTTTACGAAAAACGTCAGTATGGCAAAGCCAAGTGGGCTtgtataaaaatgaaagaaaaacagtatgaaCAGAGCATATGCCTTGGATTCATGAAGCTTATGCGGTACATTTGTGAGCAGAATTCCTCAG GGCTCTACTTGGGGATAACAATCCCCATCGTGACCATAGTCCATACAAACGAGTCTCAGTCCGAGATGACGCGGTCAGTGACAGTAGCATACTACCTGCCTGATGTGCTGCAGGACGAGCCACCCCATCCTTTTGACTCCGACATAATCATTGAAGAGTGGCCTTCTACTATTGTTTATAGCAG GAGCTTCAGAGGAATCACCAATGAAGACTCTATAATGAGAGAAATAAACCTGTTGGCGGAAATCCTGGAGAGTCCCGAGTTGTGTCTGCAGGATACGTTCATCATCGCGGGATACACGAACCCAGCTGCTGCCAACCGACACAACGAGATATGGTTCCTGCAGAGACCATAG